The Hyphomicrobiales bacterium genome contains the following window.
GCGCATTGCTCACAGCACCTTTCATCAAATATTCTGACATTTGCTCAGCAACCTGCAAGGCCACATTTTCTTGTGCTTCAGAAGTCGCCGCACCTAGGTGAGGTGTGCAAACCACATTTGGTAAATCAAACAAAACGTTTTCATTCGCAGGCTCTACTTCAAAAACATCAATCGCAGCTCCCGCCACTTTGCCAGCTTTCAACGCTTCAGCCAGATCAGCCTCAACAATCAAACCACCACGGGCACAATTGATAATACGAACACCGTCTTTCATTTTTGCAATGGCTGCGGCATCAATAATATTGCGGGTTTTATCTGTGAGTGGCGTGTGCATCGTGATGAAATCAGCACGCGCAAAAAGCTCGTCCAATTCCACCTTTTCAATGCCCATATCAGACGCACGTTCAGGGGTTAAAAATGGGTCAAAGGCAACCACTTTCATTTTCAAACCAAGAGCGCGATCAGCAACAATAGAACCGATGTTACCCGCGCCAATAATGCCGAGCACTTTGGATGTTACTTCAACGCCCATAAATTTGGACTTTTCCCATTTGCCTTTTTGTGTCGACATATCCGCTGCCGGTATTTGCCGAGCAACAGCAAACATCATCGCAATTGCATGTTCAGCTGTGGTGATTGAGTTACCAAAAGGCGTGTTCATAACAATGATGCCTTTCGCTGATGCGCTAGGTATATCAACGTTATCAACGCCAATACCTGCACGTCCGATAACTTTAAGATTATCAGCAGCCGCAATAATTTTTTCCGTTACCTTTGTCGCAGAGCGAATAGCCAGACCATCATATTGACCGATGACTTCAAGAAGTTTGTCTTTGTCTTTGCCAAGGTCTGGCTGGAAATCAACTTCAACGCCGTGGTCTTTAAAAATCTGAACGGCTGTTGGAGAAAGTTTATCTGAAATGAGTACACGAGGTGCCATAGGAGGAGTTCCTTTTGTCTTTTAACCGACCAATGCCGGATTAGCCTTTATCAGGCCATGAGAGTTTGAAAGGTAAATTAAGCAGACTTTGCTGAAGCTTTAAGAGTGGCAAATGCCCAATCGAGCCATCCGGTCAGTGCTTTAAGGTCATCGGCTTCAACTGTTCCACCTGCCCAGATACGAAGTCCGGCTGGTGCATCGCGATAAGCCCCGATATCATAAGCAACGCCTTCTTGATCGAGAAGTGCTGTTATCTTTTTCGCAAAAGCTGCCTGTTCATCAGTATCAAGCGCAGCAATTTCAGAATCTGAAATCACCAGACACACTGACGTGTTGGAGCGAGTGGCTGGATCATCAGCCAAAAAATCAACCCAATCGGTTGTTTCAACCCAATCATTCAGTACAGCAAAGTTAGCGTCCGCACGGGCACAAAGTCCTGAATAGCCGCCAACAGATCGCGCCCAGTTCAGGGCATCAAGATAATCTTCAACACACAACATAGAAGGCGTATTGATGGTTGCGCCGGTAAAGATACCTTCGATCAATTTGCCACCTTTAGTGAGGCGGAAAATCTTAGGTAAAGGCCATGACGGCGTATAGCTTTCAAGGCGTTCAACAGCGCGTGGTGACAGAATGATAACACCGTGGCCGCCTTCACCGCCCAGCACTTTTTGCCAAGAGTAAGTGACAACATCGAGTTTATCCCACGCCATATCCTGCGCAAAAACCGCTGATGTCGCATCACAAAGCGTGAGGCCTGCGCGGTCGCTTGCAATCCAGTCGCCATTAGGAACCCGTGCACCAGAGGTTGTGCCATTCCATGTAAAGCAAACATCATCGTCAAAATTAACCGCGCCAAGATCCGGCAAGTGGCCATAATCAGCATGAAGCGAGGTTACATTCTCAAGCTTCAATTGCTTGGTCACATCGCTGACCCAGCCCGCGCCAAAGCTTTCCCATGATAACATGGTCACACCGCGTGCGCCGAGCATAGTCCACATGGCCATTTCGAAAGCACCAGTATCTGAAGCTGGCACAATGCCAATTCGATAGTCATCCGGCACGCCTAAAAGAGCGCGCGTCTCGTCAATGGCTTGTTTGAGTTTTGATTTGCCAATTTTTGCCCGATGAGAACGGCCAAGTGCCGCATCTTGGAGGGCATCAAGTGACCAATTAGGTCTTTTAGCACAAGGGCCAGAAGAAAAACGCGGATTTTCCGGCCGCGCAGCCGGTTTCATTGTATCTGTCATAGTCTATCCTCACAGATAGTTTGCCCTTCGTTGGGGAAGGGTGTCCCACCTGCGGAGATATATTTTTGGGATGAAGGTGTCAATTGCTAAAAAGCGGTAATGACCAATTTATTTTGCAACGCAGCAAAATAAGCTTTAGTGCAAACAAAAAGCGGCGGGAAAACCCACCGCTTTTAAAATCTATAAACCGTATCTATCTTTTATTTAAAGATAGGCGAAGGCGCTTGATAAGAAGGTTTAGCACCACCGAATGTATAGCGAAGACCAATTCGCAACTCGTGGCCATCTAGATCATCTGATACGATTGGACCAACAGCAGTCTGAGCAACATCACCACCATTGATGCGCGTATAGCGATAAGAGCCATCAAGCGCGAGGTTGTCATTCAACTCATACGACAAACCAGCTTGTAGGTTCCAAGCAAAACGAAGGTCATCTTCACCTTCGAAAAGCTGATTTGCTTCAGTTGATGGGTTAGCAGCAGCAAGTTCAAGAGGGTCTGCACCAGGCGTGTTACCAGCTGTTGGGTTATTTGAGCTAATGAACGTACCATAATTAAGATAAGCGAAACCAACACCACCGCCAACATAAGGCGTAAAGCCATTAAAGCTGCCTGCATCAATATAAGCATTTGCAAAGAATGTAGACAGGTCAAGTGTTTGGTCTAGGCCTAATGTACGGTCACCAATTGTTGGGAATGCTAGACAAGCACCACACTCAATTGTTCCGTCAAGGTCTTTATTCGTTCTGTGATCCGCTGTTAGGTCAAACCGTAGGTATTTACGGAATTTATAACCAATACCACCGCCAAAGACGAGAGCATTCTCAGCATTTTCATTATCAAATCCAGAACTGAAACCAGCTACATCATTTTGAAAGACAGTATCAGGCTCAGACCAGATAGAATATCCGATATCACCACGCAGATAAAAACCACCACCTGCTGCTGCAACAACCGGTTTGTGCTCGATGACGGGCGCTGGCGGGTCCAGATCTGCCGCTATAGCGATAACTGACGACAAAGCTGTCGCGCTCAAAGCGACAATGCCGACTTTTAAAAAACGGCTCATTGAGAAATCCTCTTCTTACTGTTTGCCACAAATGGTAGCCAAGATTAAACCCAGCGTTGCAGAGGATAATGAGCCAAAATACTTAAAGTGTTATTAACCACGTAGATTAATCATAATGCTTAACAAAAAAAACGTGTAAATCATAAAACACAACAAGTAATCGTTAATATTTTTTCGGGAAATATTAATTTTATATTAAAATAGGCGGCATAAAGCATAGCCAAAGACCAAAGAGACAAAACAAAACAGAAATTTAATTATTAAATAGCCAATGATAAGGCTTAGGCCGCAGATTTCGCAACAGCATCGATAATATCATCGACCACGCCTTCTACCGTTGTGTTGTCATCGCCTTCGGCCATAACCCGGATAAGCGGCTCTGTTCCTGATTTGCGGATAACCACGCGGCCAGCATTGCCAAGTTTCAAACGCCCATCATCAATGGCTTGCTTCACCTTGTCATCCTCAAGCGGCTCACCGCCGGTGTAACGTGCATTTTTGAGAATTTGCGGGACACGCTCAAAGCGGTGACATACTTCGCTCACTGGCTTATCTTCATTCACGACAACCGATAACACCTGAAGGGCGGCCACAAGGCCATCGCCTGTGGTTGAATAATCAGATAAAACGATATGCCCCGATTGTTCACCACCTACATTAAAACCATTTTGACGCATGTGCTCGACAACATAACGGTCGCCAACCTTTGTACGCGCAAGAGCAATTTTCTGGTCGTTTAAGAAGCGCTCAAGACCAAGGTTTGACATGACCGTGGCAACAATACCATCTTTAGAAAGACGCTCGCTCTTCTTCCATGATTGACCGATAACCGCCATCAACTGGTCGCCATCGACCACATTGCTTTTTTCATCGACAATAATAACCCGGTCCGCATCACCATCGAGCGCGATGCCAATATCTGCGCGCACTTCGCGCACCTTGCGGCGCAAAAGATCCGTATTGGTTGAACCGCATTCCTTATTGATATTCATGCCATTTGGTTCAACACCAAGCGAGATTACCTCAGCGCCCAGTTCCCATAATACTTCCGGTGCCGCCTTGTATGCCGCACCATTTGAACAATCGATCGCAACACGCAAACCTTCAAAACTGATGCCACGCGGTAAAGTGCGTTTGGCATATTCCACATAACGCTCAACAGTTCCCTCAACCCTGCGCGCGCGACCAAGATCGCTACTATTAGCAAGTTGACTCGTGAGGTCACTATCAATCATTTTCTCAATACGTTGTTCCAAATCATCTGACAGTTTATAGCCATCTGGTCCAAAAAGCTTGATGCCATTATCAGAAAACACATTGTGTGACGCAGAAATCATCACACCAATATCCCCGCGCATAGAGCGCGTTAGCATCGCAACACCTGGCGTGGGAATAGGTCCCAACTGCAAAACATCGACACCGACAGATGTAAAACCTGCCACAAGGGCTGTTTCGATCATATATCCTGAAAGGCGCGTATCTTTACCAATGACCACCCTATGACGATGGTCACCATTCTTAAAGATTAACCCAGCCGCCATACCAACCTTCATGGCTATGTCTGGAGTAATCGGCCAGGCATTTGCTTGGCCGCGAATACCGTCAGTTCCAAAATATTTGCGCACCATAGTCAAACCCTGTTCCATATTTAATCAAGCAAAGAAAACCTTCTATACCTGATTGTCCTTAAATATTTGCGAAATTCCTGCAAATACAATTAAAGCATCACCTTTGACATTTTTCGTGAACACAAAAGGCCCTTGATTACGATCAAGAGCCTTTTGTATGTTTAAAATTAGGCGAAAAATTATCCTTGTGGTTGTGGCTCCATACCACCCGTATCAGGTTCATCACCAGATGCTTTTTTGCCCGTTTTAGGAATAGCCGAGCCACGGGTCGAGGATGTATCATCGCTATCATCCCTTTTGGGAGGAATGCCCTTGATGAGATCTTTGATCTCCTGCCCACTTAAGGTTTCATACTCCAACAAGCCATTGGCAATAATTTCAAGTTCATCATTGTGATCGGTCAAAATACGCTTGGCTGTATCATAACCGTCATCCACATAGCGCTTTATTTCCTGTTCAATGGTTTTTTTAGTTGTTCCGGAAATAGTCGTATTACTGGCACCATACATAGCCTGTTGTTCATTAGGCCCATAATCAATCATGCCCAGCTCATCAGACATGCCCCACTGGGTCACCATCGCGGTGGCCAATTGGGTCGCCATTTTGATGTCACCAGATGCACCTGATGTCACTTTCTCATGACCGAAAATCAGCTCTTCCGCCATACGTCCACCCATGGCTACAGCTAAATCAGCGTAACATTTTGCGCGCGTCAGTGAGACTTGATCTTTTTCTGGCAAGCGCATCACCATACCAAGCGCACGACCACGCGGAATAATTGTCGCTTTATGGATAGGGTCAGATGCTTCCATATGAAGCGCGACCAAAGCATGACCAGCCTCATGGTAAGCGGTGAGTTTTTTCTCTTCTTCACCCATCACTAGAGTGCGTCGTTCCGCACCCATCATGACTTTGTCTTTAGCGTCTTCAAATTCAGCCATTGTGACAATACGTTTGGACCGGCGAGCCGCAAGCAACGCTGCTTCATTCACAAGGTTCATCAAATCAGCACCTGAGAAGCCCGGCGTACCACGCGCAAGCACTTTCAAATCAACATCCGGCGCCAAAGGCACTTTGCGGATATGAACTTTGAGGATTTTTTCGCGCCCCGTAATATCCGGATTTGGAACCGTGATTTGACGGTCAAAACGACCTGGACGCAAAAGAGCAGGATCAAGAACATCAGGACGGTTTGTGGCCGCAATAATAATCACACCTTCATTCGCCTCGAAACCATCCATCTCGACCAAAAGTTGATTGAGGGTCTGCTCGCGTTCATCATTACCACCGCCAACACCGGCGCCACGATGACGGCCAACCGCATCAATCTCATCGATGAAAATAATACACGGTGAGTTTTTCTTCGCCTGTTCAAACATGTCTCTAACACGCGATGCACCAACACCAACAAACATCTCAACAAAGTCAGAACCGGAGATCGTGAAAAACGGTACATTAGCTTCACCAGCCACAGCACGCGCAATCAGCGTTTTACCAGTACCTGGAGGGCCGACAAGAAGAACACCGCGCGGGATGCGACCACCGAGACGTTGAAACTTCTGTGCATCGCGCAAAAATTCAACAATCTCTTCAAGATCCTCTTTCGCCTCATCAACACCGGCCACATCTTCAAACATCACGCGGCCTGATGATTCAGTCAAAAGTTTAGCTTTTGATTTGCCAAAGCCCATTGCTTTGCCACCGCCACCTTGCATTTGGCGCATGAAAAATATCCAAACGCCAATCAAAAGAAGCATCGGGAACCATGAAATAAGAGCACTGAAAATAGGTGAGCCTTGTGCTTCTGGCTCCACATTGATCACAACACCTTTAGCTTCTAAACGCTCAATCAAGCTGGGGTCATCAGGCGGAGAAAATGTTTTAAATCGACTACCATCACCAAATGTGCCTGTTACCTGGCCTGCTTCAATAGAAACCTTGTTGACGCGACCATTATCGACTTCACTCATAAATTCGGAATAAGGAATAGTACTTGTTGCAACCGTTTGGGTTGGACTTTGGAAGAGCTGGAATAGCGCCACCACCAACAGCATAATAACAACCCATAACGCAAAATTTTTGAAATTCGAGTTCATAAACAACCCTTTTTAAATTACCGCACCATTCTAATGATGCTCTCTTAAACCTATACATAGGTACACACATTAGAATATTAAAGTTCTATATCCCCTGAAAATGCCTTCTTGTCACCCTTTTAGCATCTTCACGGTAAACAGCCGCTCCAACGCACGCTTAATTGGGAAATCAAATTGCGTACAATAACGGTCAAAAGCCCCAAGAGCTCTCGATAATGAAAGCTCTTTTCGCATCACTTCTGATTTGATAATAAAATCCGAAATCTTATCATTTCCATCATAAATACATCCAAAAGGCATGGACACAAGAGCGCGCTTATCAAACTTGGTTATCTTCGAAAAGAGATAGTTATCGTCCGCGTCAATATAGTCAGCAATATCACCTTTTAAATCAAACCCGCTCGACACCTCGATATCGTGACCTAGATCATCATTCGGCGTTAGCCAAAACCGTTGGTCCCACAACATTGGTCCGTTTTCAAGCCGTAAGACTGGTGGCAGATTGCGCACTTCACGATTGAGAATCAGCTGTGATTGATGTGTGGTTATTTGAACTCGTGCAAGTGTTGATGAATCAAGCCTTTGCAGTACGTCTAAAACTTTCATGGCCGGTGGCAGATAATCGCGACCACCAACAACCGACAGTAATACCTGCAAGATAAAAACGGCCAAAGGCAAGGGTTGTTCATCAAGCTTGGAGCGCTGAAGATATACGCAATCAAAAGAACTCACATAACAATGCAGCTCAATAAAACGCGCTGCATCCAATGCCATTTGGCTGCGATAGCGGGCATGAATGGCGGCGTAATCAATTAACTTCTGGGCAAGACCCGGCTCATCCGCCAAGTGAGCACGTACACGTACACGCTCATATTGTTGGTCTTCATTGCTTGGATCATCCACCCACTCAACATTGTGGCGGGATAAATAGGCCCGTAATTCAGTGCGACCAATATCAAGCAATGGTCGACATGCGATGACATGACATGCGGGGTTTGGGGTAACCAATGTTATTGTTGCCATGCCCGATAGCCCACGATTTTGCTCATCTGTACGTGTGAGACGCATCAAGAGGGTCTCGGCTTGATCGTCGCGCGTGTGACCTAAGGCTAAGACTTGAATATGGGAACGAGAACAATGCGCAGCCATTAATGCGTATCGCGCAGTGCGCGCAGCGCTCGGCAAACCTGTTTCTGGCTTATCGCCAAACCATTGCAATACATGATGTTCAACACCCATGCCCTTGCAAAGTCGCCCCACATAAGCCGCTTCATCGCGTGAAGCCTCACGCAATTGATGATCAACAGTTATGGCCGTAAGTCTTTTGCCGTGAGAAAGCGCCCAGTGATGCAAGAGATGTAATAAAGCGAGTGAATCGCTCCCACCAGAAACCGCAACAGCGATATGCTCGAAATTATCAAGCTCTTGAAATAAACGATTTGGCGCTAGAGAATGAGCTGTACCCACCGGAACAGAATCAGGAACAGTTAGACCGAACTTGTTCGTCTTGCGCGGCTATTTGAAGTGAGCGAGAAACATCAGGAAAACGGGTGAACATTTCATCCAAAGTCGCACAGGCCGCATCCAGTTCTTGAAGCCTTGCTAGCGACAATCCAAGTTTCAAAAGACTGTCAGGCGCTTTATTGCTATCAGGAAAAGCTTTGTAGCTCGTTGAAAATTCTGCAACGGCATTACTAAACTGACCACGTACAAAAAATGTCTCTCCAAGCCAGTAGCGCGCACTGGGGGCAAGCGAATGATTTGGATAGAGTTGCGTGAACTGGCGCATATTTTCTTCTGCAGCAGCATAGTCGCCATTAATAATTTGCGTATAACCAAGATTATAAAGTGCATCTGGATCATTCTGTGGACTGACACTCAATGTGCCAATAGAAGCAACACCATTTTGTTGCAACAAAGGATCGCGACTTTCTGGTAAACCATCTGGAGCATTACCACCCAGATTATTAGTTTCTGTATTCGAGCGAATAGTTGACCCAATATCAAGCGGTTGTTGAACTGTATCAGCCTCAACAACAGCAACTAGATCAGCGTCGCTCCCACCTTCAGTGCTTTCAATAATCGATCCCAATGTCGTCTCACGCTCACCTGTGGAACTTGGGGCATCCAAATTAGAACGCTTTCCGCCGTTTTCTAATTCCTGAAAACGCCCTTCATTGTCTTCCTGCATGATGTTAATTTGCTCTTGAAGACGCCGTGTTTCAAAAATAAGTTGTTCAATTTGCCCAGTCAACTGGCGCACCTGTTCCTGAAGCTCGTCCACGCGAATACTATTAGTCGCAACGCCATTGCTATTATTTGCAATACCTTGCCCGAGCTGTTTTTTTGATTGAGCTACAATAATCACTCCATTATCAGGCGCACGATTAGACTGCGTTAAATCACGTGGAGGTTCTAAATCTGGATAATCCCGTGCTCGTCCATTATCTCGCCAGAAGAAATGATCTAACACCGAACCAACACGTGATGGCTCAAGGTGCTCCTTGGCGTGAGCTGAATGCGTGGCAAAGCTCAATGATGATAAAATTAGAGCGGCGCTGAACGCCAAAGCTGTTGAACGGGTCATGTAACTCTCTTGCGATGTGATATCACTCAATACTGCTTATCATAAAACAACAGAAGTTCGGCTAAACTTTGACACAACAATCAACAAATTTTTGTCACAAACAAAAAGGCGCCGCTAAAAGCGACGCCTTTTCAATATTTCTCAGCAACAATTTCAAGATACGATCTTAAAATTTCGCCTTTTATGAGTTTCCACCGTTAAGAACAGTGACTGTCCGTCTGTTTTGTGACCAGCAAGAAATATCATTACAAACCGCGACAGGACGCTCTTTACCGAACGACAATGACTTAATCCGATTTGACGCGATACCTTTTGAAATCAGATAACGTTTGGTCGCTGCTGCACGGCGTGCACCAAGAGCCAAGTTATACTCGCGTGTACCACGCTCATCGGCATGACCTTCAACAGTAAAGTTATAGTTTGGATATTGACTTAACCATTGAGCCTGACGATCAAGAATCGCCTTGCCCTCTGAATTCACCGAGCTGCTGTTGACAGTAAACAGAACACGGTCACCAACATTAACAACAAAGTCTTGCGGTGAACCTGGCTTAGCAACTGAAGCATTAGCACCGGTCCCCAGACCAATACCTGCACCCGACTGAGTAGGTTTTTTTGCACAAGCACCAAGTGCAACTGCGGCAGTAATAACGACCGCGATCCCAAAAGTGCGTGATTGACGAATTTTAGTAAACATTAAAAGAACTCCACATTACCCACATAATCATTGGGCCCATATCTCACATAGTTAAAATTTATATGACATTTCGAGTTAAGGCGGCGTTCAGAGACTTGGTTAAAAAACAATAAACTTTTCGCGCACCAGACCTTGGTGCGTCTTCTCGTCTAATTGTGACTAAAAAGTGGTAATTTTCTAACAAGCCCTATTATGGGGTTAGATTCCCTAGAAAGTGACAATTTTACAACCCCAAGAGAAGAAAAGACCTCTTAATTGATGCGTGGGGACCATGCTGGGTCTGAACCAAAACCCGGTGTTGGGATTTTTTGCTCATTATAGCCAGTCACATCAACAGACCATAATTTTGGTCCGCCGCTCGTACCTTGTGTCTCCCGGAAGAACATCAATACACGCCCATTAGGCGCCCATGTAGGGCCTTCATTATGGAACCCTTCGGTCAAAATACGCTCTCCAGAACCATCAGGCTTCATCACACCAATCAGGAATTTACCGCCAGAACGCTTGGTGAAGGCAATCCAATCTCCATTCGGTGACCACACAGGGGTTGAATAAGAACCATCGCCAAAAGAGATCCGCGCTTGGCCTGAGCCATCAGCTGACATCTTGTAGAGCTGCTGCCTGCCACCTCGATCCGATTCAAAAACAATGAAACGGCCATCAGGTGAATAAGAAGGTGATGTATCAATCGCCGTTGCATTGGTCATTCGCGATGTCGCGCCAGAGCGTAGGTCCATTGAAAAGATATTGGCGTTACCGTCCTGTTGAAGGCTCATTATAATACGCTGGCCATCAGGCGAGAAACGCGGACTGAACGTCATGCCGGGGAAATTACCAACAACCTCACGTTGTCCGGTTTCAATATTCAATAGATAAACTTTGGGCTGGCTACCTGGCACGAAAGACATATAAGTGACTTCTTGGCTGGTCGGGCTAAAGCGTGGGGTCAGTACCAAGTCATTACCATTGGTCAAAAAACGAACATTCGCACCATCTTGGTCCATAATAGCAAGACGTTTGCGGCGCTGTTGTTTGGTGCCTGTTTCATCAACAAACACGATGCGCGTATCAAAGTAACCCTTTTCACCCGTCAGCTTTTCATAAATCGCATCGGCAATAATATGGGCCACACGACGCCAGTTTTGTTCTGTCGTTGAAAACTGCTGGCCTTCTATTTGCTCTGAGCCAAAGACATCCCACAAACGGAACTGTGCAGTAACTTGACCATTAGCAACCGAAACGGACCCCGTCACAAGCGCTTTGGCATCAATCGCTTTCCAATCATCAAATTTTGGCGCAACATTTGGGTTCGTGATATTTTCAACAAAGGTGGCACGATCAAGTGCTTTGAAAAATCCAGAACGCTCAAGATCGGCCGCGATAACGTCAGAAATGCGGGCAGCATAATTTGTGTCACCAGCACCCGGCAGCATGGTAGGAATAGCAATAGGCAACGGCTCAATATTGGCTCCGCGAACCTCAATTGACACTTGCGCGCGGGCAGGCAAACTTAACATGAACATCAAACAAACCATCGCAGTTAGAGCGACAATACGAGATATCAAAGAATATATATGAACCATGGATCTTCCGATTTATTTTCTTTGTTGGTGAGACAGATATCACACTAACCCAATTTATGGATAAAATGTGACTTCAAGATTTTCCCATTCCGAATATTTATTTGCTGGTAGCTTATAAGGCTGGCATTTTTCAATTGCTACCTTAACAGCATTCTTAACTAAAAAGGCACCGCCACTGCCATCAAAACCGGAAACACTAACAACATTGACACGCCCTTTAAGACGGCCATCTGGTGAAAGCCGTGCTTTGACCTTGGCCTGAAAATCACGCCCCGCGGAATAGCCCGGTGGCAATGACCAACAGCGTTGTATAGCATCCCGCAATCCATCAAGCTCGGTCTGCGTCAATTTTGCGCCCGTTCTGCCGGTTGATGTACCTTTAGATGCAGTCTTCTTAGGCTTTCCACCAGCATTGCTTGCAGGTTTTTTCTTATCAAGTAAGTCAGGCTTTTTAGCTGCCGTTTTCACTTTTGGTCTCGGATTCAAGCGTGGCGCAGGCGCAGATGGTGCTGCAGGTTTGGCAGTCGCCTCTTTAACTGGTTCCGGTGTGGCCGTTACCTCTTTGATTGGTTCAGGCTCTGGTGCATCTTCAATGATATCAGAAAGCGGGTCTTTCGGCGGAGCTATCTCAGTAATTTCTGGCGGCTTTGGCCTCTCAGGTGCTGGCTCCGGCAAGGGTTCTGGCACAGGTGCTGGCTTAACTTCTTCAATAGGTTTTGGCGGCTCAGGTGGTGTTGGCTCTGGCTTCACTTCTTCAATAGGTTCAGGTGGTGTTGGTTCTGGTTCTTCTGGCTTTGCTTCAACCGGTTTTTCTGCGACCTCAGGCACCGGTATTGGATCAGGCGTTT
Protein-coding sequences here:
- the glmM gene encoding phosphoglucosamine mutase, with amino-acid sequence MVRKYFGTDGIRGQANAWPITPDIAMKVGMAAGLIFKNGDHRHRVVIGKDTRLSGYMIETALVAGFTSVGVDVLQLGPIPTPGVAMLTRSMRGDIGVMISASHNVFSDNGIKLFGPDGYKLSDDLEQRIEKMIDSDLTSQLANSSDLGRARRVEGTVERYVEYAKRTLPRGISFEGLRVAIDCSNGAAYKAAPEVLWELGAEVISLGVEPNGMNINKECGSTNTDLLRRKVREVRADIGIALDGDADRVIIVDEKSNVVDGDQLMAVIGQSWKKSERLSKDGIVATVMSNLGLERFLNDQKIALARTKVGDRYVVEHMRQNGFNVGGEQSGHIVLSDYSTTGDGLVAALQVLSVVVNEDKPVSEVCHRFERVPQILKNARYTGGEPLEDDKVKQAIDDGRLKLGNAGRVVIRKSGTEPLIRVMAEGDDNTTVEGVVDDIIDAVAKSAA
- the ftsH gene encoding ATP-dependent zinc metalloprotease FtsH, with protein sequence MNSNFKNFALWVVIMLLVVALFQLFQSPTQTVATSTIPYSEFMSEVDNGRVNKVSIEAGQVTGTFGDGSRFKTFSPPDDPSLIERLEAKGVVINVEPEAQGSPIFSALISWFPMLLLIGVWIFFMRQMQGGGGKAMGFGKSKAKLLTESSGRVMFEDVAGVDEAKEDLEEIVEFLRDAQKFQRLGGRIPRGVLLVGPPGTGKTLIARAVAGEANVPFFTISGSDFVEMFVGVGASRVRDMFEQAKKNSPCIIFIDEIDAVGRHRGAGVGGGNDEREQTLNQLLVEMDGFEANEGVIIIAATNRPDVLDPALLRPGRFDRQITVPNPDITGREKILKVHIRKVPLAPDVDLKVLARGTPGFSGADLMNLVNEAALLAARRSKRIVTMAEFEDAKDKVMMGAERRTLVMGEEEKKLTAYHEAGHALVALHMEASDPIHKATIIPRGRALGMVMRLPEKDQVSLTRAKCYADLAVAMGGRMAEELIFGHEKVTSGASGDIKMATQLATAMVTQWGMSDELGMIDYGPNEQQAMYGASNTTISGTTKKTIEQEIKRYVDDGYDTAKRILTDHNDELEIIANGLLEYETLSGQEIKDLIKGIPPKRDDSDDTSSTRGSAIPKTGKKASGDEPDTGGMEPQPQG
- a CDS encoding outer membrane beta-barrel protein, with translation MSRFLKVGIVALSATALSSVIAIAADLDPPAPVIEHKPVVAAAGGGFYLRGDIGYSIWSEPDTVFQNDVAGFSSGFDNENAENALVFGGGIGYKFRKYLRFDLTADHRTNKDLDGTIECGACLAFPTIGDRTLGLDQTLDLSTFFANAYIDAGSFNGFTPYVGGGVGFAYLNYGTFISSNNPTAGNTPGADPLELAAANPSTEANQLFEGEDDLRFAWNLQAGLSYELNDNLALDGSYRYTRINGGDVAQTAVGPIVSDDLDGHELRIGLRYTFGGAKPSYQAPSPIFK
- the tilS gene encoding tRNA lysidine(34) synthetase TilS, producing MGTAHSLAPNRLFQELDNFEHIAVAVSGGSDSLALLHLLHHWALSHGKRLTAITVDHQLREASRDEAAYVGRLCKGMGVEHHVLQWFGDKPETGLPSAARTARYALMAAHCSRSHIQVLALGHTRDDQAETLLMRLTRTDEQNRGLSGMATITLVTPNPACHVIACRPLLDIGRTELRAYLSRHNVEWVDDPSNEDQQYERVRVRAHLADEPGLAQKLIDYAAIHARYRSQMALDAARFIELHCYVSSFDCVYLQRSKLDEQPLPLAVFILQVLLSVVGGRDYLPPAMKVLDVLQRLDSSTLARVQITTHQSQLILNREVRNLPPVLRLENGPMLWDQRFWLTPNDDLGHDIEVSSGFDLKGDIADYIDADDNYLFSKITKFDKRALVSMPFGCIYDGNDKISDFIIKSEVMRKELSLSRALGAFDRYCTQFDFPIKRALERLFTVKMLKG
- a CDS encoding phosphoserine transaminase; its protein translation is MTDTMKPAARPENPRFSSGPCAKRPNWSLDALQDAALGRSHRAKIGKSKLKQAIDETRALLGVPDDYRIGIVPASDTGAFEMAMWTMLGARGVTMLSWESFGAGWVSDVTKQLKLENVTSLHADYGHLPDLGAVNFDDDVCFTWNGTTSGARVPNGDWIASDRAGLTLCDATSAVFAQDMAWDKLDVVTYSWQKVLGGEGGHGVIILSPRAVERLESYTPSWPLPKIFRLTKGGKLIEGIFTGATINTPSMLCVEDYLDALNWARSVGGYSGLCARADANFAVLNDWVETTDWVDFLADDPATRSNTSVCLVISDSEIAALDTDEQAAFAKKITALLDQEGVAYDIGAYRDAPAGLRIWAGGTVEADDLKALTGWLDWAFATLKASAKSA
- the serA gene encoding phosphoglycerate dehydrogenase; its protein translation is MAPRVLISDKLSPTAVQIFKDHGVEVDFQPDLGKDKDKLLEVIGQYDGLAIRSATKVTEKIIAAADNLKVIGRAGIGVDNVDIPSASAKGIIVMNTPFGNSITTAEHAIAMMFAVARQIPAADMSTQKGKWEKSKFMGVEVTSKVLGIIGAGNIGSIVADRALGLKMKVVAFDPFLTPERASDMGIEKVELDELFARADFITMHTPLTDKTRNIIDAAAIAKMKDGVRIINCARGGLIVEADLAEALKAGKVAGAAIDVFEVEPANENVLFDLPNVVCTPHLGAATSEAQENVALQVAEQMSEYLMKGAVSNALNMPSITAEEAPKLTPFVKLAENLGLFAGQATETGIKSVRIEYEGDVAEMNTKALTAAALSGLMQPLLQTVNMVSAPVVARDRGIKIEEVARAQEGAYENYIRLTITTEKQERSVAGTVFSDGKLRIIQIKGINMDGGFSSNMLYITNYDKPGFIGRLGTMLGKYDVNVATFNLGRKEQDNEAIALLAVDGDISEDLLRDIGTLEGVIQVKSLQF